TATTAAGGATGTAAGTTTATATCAAATTTAATTTAACAAATGCCTTGTATAGCCCATCATTATCTACATCATCCGTTACATAATCTGCCATTTCTTTGATTTCCTTACCGCCACTTCCCATTGCAACACCATATGCGCAATAATTTAGCATTGGAATATCTATTTTTGCATCTCCAAAAGCAATCGTGTCCGATATATCGGCATTTAAGTAAGTTAACAGGTGCTCAATTGCATTGGCTTTGCTAATCCCCTTAACCCCTAAATCTCCAAAAAGAGCTTCTTCATTTTTTCCTCCCCAGGTACCGGATTCTAATTCTGGGAATCGTTCTTTTGTGTCTATAAAATCCTGATAGCAATCCAGAACATAGCTAACTTTATTAACATCATCCCGGTACAAGTGTCCGCCAAAAATCATTTCGGGAAACACTTTGCGAATTGTCATACGACTAGCATCATCATTACCTTTTCTTTTTGAATATTCTTGAATGGTTACTACAGCTCTAGTTTCAAATTTTTCGCTTGCAAATAACCCATTGTTGCTTTCTAAGTAAAATGCAAGACCGCGGTGATGCAGCCAGTCCACAATTTCTTTACATTGTTCCTTGGTAATCATCTGGTGCATCACTATATGACTATTAGCTTCTACATAGCTTCCATTTCCGCCTATCATTCCATCCAGACCTATATCCCAAATATTTTGGTACACTTCTGCCTTACTGCGGCCCGTACTTATATATACTTTATGGCCATTTTCTCTTGCTTTTCGAATTGCTTTTACAGCAGATGCAGGTAGGTTGTTATCATAATCCACCAGTGTTCCGTCTACATCGATAAATAGCATTTTACCCATAGTTATTTCTCCTTTATTTTCAATCTGTTAGCCTTATAATAATACACCTTCAATGAACTTTCTATTATAATTTAGTTTATTTTTATCATAATTTTATATTAGTAACAAGCCATAAACTATGACTAAAAGACGTTTGACTTATGAAAGCCCCATTTGGCAGTATGGGGGAGGATGTATGGATATGCGCGCCAACCAGGTTGAGTGGTAAAGAAGGATTCTTTGCTAATCTACTACAGAAGTGAAGCCATGATTCGTTCCGAGTTCTTCGAACTTGATCACTCTGGAACAAATTTGCTCAGCCAGCTCAAGGCTATGGGTAACGACCAAAAGCCCCAAGCCTCTTTTTTCAAGGATAGTAAGCATTAATCGCCACATTTGTGCCTGGGTTATGACATCAAGCATGGTGGTCATTTCATCAGCGATTACAAATTGTGTCTGAGGACCCAATGCTCTTGCTACACAGAAGCGCTGCAGTTCCCCACCTGATAATTCGTTAGGGTAACGGGTTAGCCATTGTTTTTCAATTCCCATTTCTGCTAAGAAAGTCTCGTCAGGCTCCCAAGCTTCATTTAGAGTTTTTTGTAGTTTCCACCTTGGATTAATTGCCTTTTCAGGGTGCTGATAGATTAATTGCACCGGACAGTACCCCTCTTTTGGAAGAGGTTTTCCCTCAAAAAGTACACTGCCGGAAGAAGGTGTCAAATAACCTGCTAAAATTTGAGACAAGGTACTTTTACCACAACCGGAAGGGCCTATTAGTGCCACTCGTTCTCCAGGTTTAATTCCTAAATTGATATCCTTTAATACCATGTTATTTTTAGTATATCCAAAACAGATATCTTTTGCTTCAAGTAGCATGTATACAGCACACCTCTCCTCCTCGTAATGGTCGCATGGAAGGTCTTTCTTCACATGCTTTGGTTCTTTGGGGACATCTTGGGGCGAATAAGCAGCCTTTTGGAAGCTCGCCTGCATATGGCTGTGAGCCTTCAATGGGCTGAAATCCGTTTTGAGGCATGGCACGCCATAAGGCTTTTGTGTAAGGGTGCCGCAATGCCTCAACTCCTGTATTAAAATCTTTTGCAGCAGCTACCTCTACGGTTGTGCCGGAATAAAAAACAGCTATCCGGTCTGCATAGGCCAATGCAAGGTCTAGATCATGGGTAATTAGTATAACACCACGGCCTTCATCAGCCAGCGCACGGAAATGTCCCATAGTTGTTTGTGCAATCTCTTTGCTAAGACCTGGTGTCGGTTCATCCGCAATTATCAGCTTCGCATTACTGATTACGGCAGTTGAGACCAGGACGCGTCTGGCCATACCTCCGGAAAGCTGAAAGGGATACATTTTTTTGACAGAATCCTCTAATCCATATTTTTTAAATACTGCCTTCTGCTTTTCTTTACTGCCATCAACACCGATTACCTGCCGTCCGACCTGCATCAGCGGGTCTAAGTATTCCACTGACTGGGGTACGAGAGCAATTTCTTTTCCCCGAAGCTGTTCCTGCTTTTTACGGGTAAGCTCCTTCCCACAGTAAAGCAACTCCCCGTTTACCCGTGAGTTGTTTGGTAAAATACCTAATATGGCATGTGCCAGCAGACTTTTTCCGGAACCGGAGGAGCCGGCAATGGCAAGAATTTCCCCTTCTTTTACAGATACACTTAAATCACTGATTACAGTAAGTTCCTTTTGTTCCAGTCCCTGACCGTACATTAGAAATGAAACCGACAAATTATTGATATCAAGCATATTCTTACTCATCTTAACACCCGTGCCTTTCATTTTTTATCGACCTACTCAAAAATTGAACAGGCTTAATATAGAAAGGTTGAAAATGGTCTTTTTCAACCTAATGCCCTCATCATTCCTGTGCACTGCCAGGATCTAGCAGCAGCCTAAGGTACTCACCAAGTTTATCAAACAACATTACAACGATAACCAGCATTGCTCCGGGGAATAAGACTAACCACCACATTCCGGTAGCAATGTGTTTGAGTGCTTCAGATAAAATGTTTCCAATAGCAGGCGCATCAATGGGGAGTCCAAAGCCTAAAAAGGTTAGTCCTGCTTCGTGGAGAATGGCATGAGGAAACAGCAAAATTAAACCTATAATAAATTGCGGCAGAACATGGGGAACGATATGACGCAAGGCCACCCGTAGTTTACTAGTACCAAACTTACGGGAAGTTTTAACATATTGGGCATTCCTTACTTGCATAACCTCCCCTCGAATAACCCGAGTCAGATTGGGCCAATGTGTTAAGGCAATGCCTATGATGACACCTTTAAGTCCTCCTCCTAACATAAAGGAAATCAGCATAAGCAATACAATATGTGGAATTCCCATAAATAAATCTACAAAATAGGAAACTACCTTATCTAGCAAGCTCCCTGCAGTTGCTGCGAGCAGTCCCAAAGCAAGTGCCATACATGCACTGACTGCCCCGGCCAGTGTACCAATTAAAATACTTGTGGACAAACCTTTAATCGAACGAAAAAACATGTCCCGACCTAAATAATCTGTTCCAAAGGGATGTATGAAAGAAGGGAGCAGCTTTTTTGCTGAGTAATTAGGTGCATATAGCTCCGGGTTCATAAAAATTCCGGCTAAAGATATTATAACGAGCAGTGAAGCAATAACACATGCTAAAACGATGGTCTTTATTCTTCGATTTATTTTATTTTTGATTTTGAGGTATTTCATAAGAGAGTACCTCCCTCACGAATTTGTGGATTTAGTATTCCGTATAGAAGGTTAGCACTCAAATTACCAACGAATACAAAAAGGACGGAACATAATGCGATACCAAGCAGTAAAGGAACATCTCCCTTTAGACCTGCAGCACTTGCAGCACTGCCGAGTCCAGGGTAGGAGAAGACATTCTCCGCCAGCACACTCCCCCCAAACAGTTCGCTAAAAGACGCGAATTGTAGTGTTATGGCAGGTATAGCGATGTTCCTAAGTCCGTGCCTTCTGATTAAGGTCCATTTATTTTCACCCCGTGCTTTGGCAAATAATATATAATCGCTTTTTAAAACATCAATGATTTTCTGTCTGGTGTGTAATGCAATACTGGAAATCCCGGTAATGCTCAGGGTAAGAGCAGGCAATATAAGATGATGTACTCGTTCTAAGAGGGTAACCTCACTAGAAAGTTTCCCAATAGGTACTGATAATCCAATGGGAAACCATCCAAGTCTTATGGAGAACAGCATCAGCATCAGAAGAGCAATCCAAAAAGTGGGGGTAGAGGATATAACAAAGCAAAAAGTTTTCACGCATTTATCAAAAAGGCTTCCCTGCATCGCACCGGACATAATTCCCAGTAAAAAACCGAATAGACCGGATAATAACCAAGCAATTGCCATTAAAGTAACGGAGGCAAGAAAACGACTTCCCAAAATCTGTGTTACGGGTTTTTGATAGGTGATAGAGGTTCCCATGTCGCCTTGCATCAGTTTAGAAAGCCATGTGAAATAACGTTTTACAGGAGGCTCATTAAGTCCCCAATATTCCGCCACATTCTCTCTTTGCTCCTGAGATACATTAGACTCCGCACCTACATAAGCATCAATGGGATCAATGGGAGAAGAAATAACTAATAAAAAAGAAATAATACTAACGCCTGCCAATAAGAGTATCATCCGTAATAAAGTGGTGACAGCATGCTTCAAAATTTGATTCATTGAATTATCTCCAATCATGCTATAAGTTGTTTTTGTTTTTTCTGAACAAACCGTAAAAGTCTGAATCTATAGTTCATATTTCTTTTAATTTGTATAGGTCCATTCACTTAAATTCTGAATTACAGGTGCCCCATGTCCATGAGGATGAATTCTTTGGGTACCAAGATTTAAGCCGTCACGTACAAAATATGTATGATCAATATTGACTAACCAGATATAAGGGAAGTCAGCATTTGCTCCAGTAGTGCCATCATACTGGGCTTTTTTACCGAATTCAATCGCCTCATCTTCTGAAGTAGCTGCAATCATTGCCTCCAAATACCCGTCAACAGTGGGATTGGAATACATAGCGGAATTGCTTAAATTAACCATATCCACTCCCGAGAAGGAAGAATGAAAAGCATTGTATACATCAATGAAGCTATAATCGCCTGTACCAATGCAGGTCGGCACATTTCTGGCAATCTGCTTACAGGTTGTCCAGTCAAGAGCTTCGGCAATTATATTGATGCCAAGAATCTTAGCGTTTTCACTGAAGGCAACAGCCAAATTATAGCGTTGCAAATCATCTGTTCGACCTGAGATACGGAATTCACACTTGATACCGTTCTTTTCACGAATACCGTCTCCATCTGTATCCACCCACCCAGCCTCTTCCAGCAGGGCTTTTGCTTCTACGACCCGTCCATCAGTAAGCAGAGGTTCTTCATTCGCCCAAGGTAATCCTTCAAATCGTACCCAGCTTGCTGTGCCCACGCCGTTAAGAGCGTTATCGATGATTTCCTGACGGCTAATACCAATATTTAGAGCCTTTCTCACAACGGGATCGGAGGTAATGTTATTACCAACAGTCTCTCCAGCTGCATTTGTTGTCTCGGGTATACATGGCAAATTAAATCCTCGGTTATCAGCAGTTTTAATGGTTTCGATATGCATACCTTCAACGGTTTCCTTGGCGTATTCAGGATTTACCATCACCAAATCTAACTGGCCGGACTTTGCAGCAGCAAGAGCCGTTTCCTCATCAATATTTAAGAAGGTGATTTGCTTAAATTGTGATTTTGTTCCATAGTAGTATTCATTTGGCTCTACAATGAGCTGTTGACCCACATCAAGTTGCTTTACTTTAAAGGGGCCGGTTCCAATTGGGTTAGACGCATAGGAATCATTATAGGCATGTTCTGGCACTATACCCAGTAAAGCTACGGTGCGGGTAAATGGAGAGTATGCTCTGTTTAGCGTAAACTGTATTTTATTACTATCAATAACTTCGACGTTCTCAAGCATTGTTAAGTCCACGCTGGAACCACTGTTTTTGGCAGTTTTAAAAGTAAATACCACATCTTCTGGTTTCAGCTTCTGACCGTCGGAAAATTTGACATCTTCCCTCAGAGTAAAAGTATAAATCAGACCATCCTCACTGACTTGATACTCCGTAGCTAAGTCACATTCTGTCTTCACATTAGTGGTGATTTTCAAAAGTGAGGTATGAAACAGGCCATACCCATAGGTACCGTAACCAGTGCAAGGATTAAAATTACCTTCATAGAAACCACCGCCGACAGAAACTGTAAGAGCATCCTTTAATTTGGAAGAGGAATTTACTGATGGTTGTGTAAGTGGTTCCTCTATTTTAGTCTTGTTCGATTTACAACCCACTAATAGGATGGTGGTTAATATGGCTAAAAGCATTCGCATGATTCGTTTCTTTTGCATAACTATAACCTCCTTGTTTTGTTTTTCAATTGATTTGTATACATATTTTAGACAAATTTCATCGTACATTACATAAACGCACATTACAAGCCCTATGGGGGGATAATGCGATCCAAAGTATGTAAAAGCGCGTACTTTAGAGGCTATATATTCTTGAATCGTCTTGACGATTGTTATGTTTTTTTTATGTATTTAAAAGTTTTTTTATTGACTAATCAATAAAAAACAGTATAATTATAATAAAAATACAAAGAAGTATTTGGTTATGACTACTTCTTGTATAAGCTCATTAATATGGTTTGAGCGTTTTGACCAGGCAACCTTAAATTGCCCCAGGCTACATGAGTAACAAATCCGAACTGCCGTTTTACAGAAGCGACTGGTTCTGGATTGTGTCTCTTAGCCTGGGGCTTTTCTTATATCCAGGTTTAATCCTGACTATACAATGAGGATAGGTGAATAAGAAAATCAATTGCAATGATTGAACTGAGTGTGCCAATGCATGCAGATGGGAGCTAAGGCTGAAAGAAAATATAAAATAATGGAAGGAAGCCACGCAAAGATTCTTTCAACCTATTTATATGTGGCAGTACCGGAAGAAAAGTTTGCGGTATACAATGGGCGTAAATATGAAGAAAACAATTCGCTTCTTTCTAAATGGGAATTTAAAAGAGATACAGGTAAAGGCAGAAACCACCGTATTGGAACTTCTTCGGAACAACCTAGAATTAAGAGGAATAAAGGAAGGCTGTGGCGAAGGTGATTGTGGTGCCTGTACCGTTGTAATTGGTGAAGTCAGACAAGGTAAGGTGCATTACAAGTCAGCTGCCGGCTGTCTTTATCTGGCAGCTAAATTAGAAGGTAAACACTTAATAACCATCGAGGGATTATCAGAGAAGGGGAAACTTCATCCCATACAAGAGGCAATACTAGGTGCCCATGCAACCCAATGCGGATTCTGCACACCGGGGGTAAGCCTGTCCATTCTGGCATTATATCTGGAAAGAGAAAGTCCAACCAGAGAAGAATTTCGCAGATATTTAGAAGGAAATCTTTGCCGCTGTACCGGATATGTCTCGCTTCGGGAAGTACCAGAATATCTAAAGGATTTATCGGTCTGTTCTAAGGACATCAGACCTGGTTATTTAACTGAAACAGAGGAAAAACAGCTTCATTTTGTCCAAGAGGATATCTTTGTAGATGACGGTATCTATGCCTATTATTCACCGGTTTCAGAAGATAACCTATTGGAGTTTTTACATAGCCATACAGAATTAACAGAAGGAAATAACTTTCGTTATATAAACGGTGGCAGCGATGTAGTGGTAGGTATTAAGAAAAGGAAGCAGCACCATAGATTACTCATAGACTTAAGCAAAATATCATCTTTGCAGGATATTATTTATAATAGCAGTATGAAGGATGTACCGGAAAATATTCTAGTAACAAATGTATTAACAATGGGAGGAAGTGTATCACTATCCAGAATCATAGATTTCACAAAAAAAATATTTCCTGTATTTTCTGAAGCGGTAGAAAAAATGTGTTCTGAGCAGGTACGTTCCTCTGCTACGTTAGCGGGGAATATAGTCAATGCCTCTCCTGTTGCAGATACGGTTCCTCTGCTCATGGCGGTGGATGCCAAACTCACCTTAGGCGGACCTGGAGGAGAGAGAAGGATTCCGGTAATAGATTTCTTTCATGGATATAAAAAGACTAAGAATAAAACGGAAGAATGGATTTCTTCTATCTCCATTCCTTTGAATGAATATGACTTCATACATTTTGAAAAAGTAAGCAAAAGAAAAGAAGTGGACATTTCGGCAGTTAATTCAGCCATTGCCTTAAAAGTGGAACAGGGGACAATTACAAAAGCCCGTATCGCCTGTGGAGGGGTTGGTGCAACGACTCTCTATATGCCAAAAACTTCTAAATTCCTGGAAGGTAAAGAAATGAAGGAAGAGACTTTTTTAAAAGCTTTTAAGGTTATAGTCACAGAAGCAGCTCCTATTGGGGATGTAAGAGGAAGTGCAGAATACCGAAAGGCAATGATGCAGAATTTGTTAATGAAGCATTATCTGGCTTATAAAACCAGGCAGGAGGTAGATGGATATGAAGCATGAACGGACAGATAGCAGCAGCTCACAGTGGGGGCAAGTAGGCACTTCACCGTTACATATAAGCGGACGTAGCCATGTAATGGGACGTTCTGAGTTTATTGATGACATTCCCAAACCCCGTAACCTATTGTATGTAAAAATATTGACAAGTCCCCTTGCCCATGGAAAGATAAGTAAGCTAAACGTGGAGAAAGCCAGAGAAATGCCGGGCGTTATGGCGGTTCTTACGGCAAAGGATATACCAGGAGAGAATCAGATTGGAGGAATTATAAAGGATGAGGTCTGTTTAGCGCAGGAACAGGTACATTTTGTAGGAGAACCGGTAGCTATTGTAGCAGCTGAAACCATAGAGGAGGCGGAAGCTGCATTGGAGCTTATCGAATTACAGCTGGAAGAAGAGATACCGGTATTAACGATAAAAGATGCCATAGCTAAGAATCAGTATGTGGGACCGGTAAGAAAAAAATTGAAAAAGGGGATGTGGAAGCAGTTTTTGCAGACTGCCCAAACTATCTGGAAGGAGTAATCTGTAACGACGGACAGGAACACTTTTATCTGGAGACTCAAAGTGCACTGGCTGTACCTGAGGATACGGGTGGCTTAACTATATATTCCTCTTCTCAGAATCCCAATGAGATACAACGGATGACTGCTACTGTACTGGGTTTACCGCAACACCAGATTACTGTAGATATTAAAAGACTTGGAGGCGGTTTTGGCGGGAAGGAATCACAGGCAACTGTTTGGGCATGTTTAGCGGCACTTGCAGCTTTCCATACAGGACGACCGGCAAAGCTTTGTCTAGCCAGGGAGGAAGATATGCTGTGTACGGGCAAGCGTCATGCCTTTGAAAGTAATTACCGCGTAGCCTTTGACAAAAAGGGGAAGATACTTGCTTATTCAGTGGAACTTAATTCCAACTGTGGTGCTGTTGCTGATGTGAGTACTTCTGTACTTGAGAGGGCTATGCTGCATGCTGAGAATAGTTATCAGATTGAGAATATCCGCATTATCGGCAGACCCTGTAAGACCAATCTTCATCCGGCTACAGCTTTTCGAGGTTTTGGAGGCCCCCAGGGAATCTTTGCTATCGAGAGTGTTCTACAAAGAATCGCTTTTACCTTAGGTCTTGACCCTTATGATGTAAGAGTGAAAAATAGATACAGACAGGGAGATATTGCTCCGTATGGAGAAGAAATTATCCATGCGGAGCACATGGATAAGGTTTTTGATAAGTTAAGAAAAGATAGTTTATGGGATGAACGGAGGAAGAATACCATAACTTTTAATGCTGAGAATAAGTATTATAAAAAAGGTCTTTCAATTACGCCTGTTAAATTCGGGATATCTTTTACGGCAGCGCATCTAAATCAGGGAAGTGCTCTTATACATGTTTACTTTGACGGTTCCATCTCTGTAACCCATGGAGCCATTGAAATGGGGCAGGAGGTGAACACCAAGATTGGTCAGATAGCAGCCACTAATTTTGGTGTACCTTTATCGTATGTGCGTATTGAAAGTAATAATACGAAAAGAGTTGCTAATACTTCCCCTACGGCAGCTTCCTCCGGCTGTGATCTAAACGGCTATGCAGTGGAGGCAGCTTCCTTAGAGATAATGAAGCGATTAAGAGAATTAGTATTAAAACTTTTTAGTGAGGCAGAAGTAGTATTTGAGAATGGATTTGTTTATCCTGTAACAGCAGACGGGGCGACCTATGAAAATCCTCTTATATCTTTTATAGAACTGGTGAAAAAAGCTTACTATGAACGAATTAATCTGTCAGCCCATGGTTTTTATGCCACACCGGGAATCCATTTTGACAGGGATAAAGGACAGGGGCATCCTTTCTTATATTATGTATTCGGTGCAGCAGTCAGCGAGGTAACAGTGGATTTACTAACAGGACACACTACCCTTGATTATGCCCA
The nucleotide sequence above comes from Anaerocolumna cellulosilytica. Encoded proteins:
- a CDS encoding xanthine dehydrogenase molybdopterin binding subunit, whose protein sequence is MEAVFADCPNYLEGVICNDGQEHFYLETQSALAVPEDTGGLTIYSSSQNPNEIQRMTATVLGLPQHQITVDIKRLGGGFGGKESQATVWACLAALAAFHTGRPAKLCLAREEDMLCTGKRHAFESNYRVAFDKKGKILAYSVELNSNCGAVADVSTSVLERAMLHAENSYQIENIRIIGRPCKTNLHPATAFRGFGGPQGIFAIESVLQRIAFTLGLDPYDVRVKNRYRQGDIAPYGEEIIHAEHMDKVFDKLRKDSLWDERRKNTITFNAENKYYKKGLSITPVKFGISFTAAHLNQGSALIHVYFDGSISVTHGAIEMGQEVNTKIGQIAATNFGVPLSYVRIESNNTKRVANTSPTAASSGCDLNGYAVEAASLEIMKRLRELVLKLFSEAEVVFENGFVYPVTADGATYENPLISFIELVKKAYYERINLSAHGFYATPGIHFDRDKGQGHPFLYYVFGAAVSEVTVDLLTGHTTLDYAHIIHDCGSSINPRVDVGQIQGGFAQGIGWVTTEELVYNEKGKLLSSSPATYKIPTIGDMPEEFHIELLEGSINEQGIKRSKAIGEPPFVYGESVFFAIVDALCSMGRYPEELSIPATPEKVWREIRRNIDNGRKE
- a CDS encoding ABC transporter ATP-binding protein; this encodes MSKNMLDINNLSVSFLMYGQGLEQKELTVISDLSVSVKEGEILAIAGSSGSGKSLLAHAILGILPNNSRVNGELLYCGKELTRKKQEQLRGKEIALVPQSVEYLDPLMQVGRQVIGVDGSKEKQKAVFKKYGLEDSVKKMYPFQLSGGMARRVLVSTAVISNAKLIIADEPTPGLSKEIAQTTMGHFRALADEGRGVILITHDLDLALAYADRIAVFYSGTTVEVAAAKDFNTGVEALRHPYTKALWRAMPQNGFQPIEGSQPYAGELPKGCLFAPRCPQRTKACEERPSMRPLRGGEVCCIHAT
- a CDS encoding HAD family hydrolase, whose protein sequence is MGKMLFIDVDGTLVDYDNNLPASAVKAIRKARENGHKVYISTGRSKAEVYQNIWDIGLDGMIGGNGSYVEANSHIVMHQMITKEQCKEIVDWLHHRGLAFYLESNNGLFASEKFETRAVVTIQEYSKRKGNDDASRMTIRKVFPEMIFGGHLYRDDVNKVSYVLDCYQDFIDTKERFPELESGTWGGKNEEALFGDLGVKGISKANAIEHLLTYLNADISDTIAFGDAKIDIPMLNYCAYGVAMGSGGKEIKEMADYVTDDVDNDGLYKAFVKLNLI
- a CDS encoding ABC transporter substrate-binding protein, which gives rise to MQKKRIMRMLLAILTTILLVGCKSNKTKIEEPLTQPSVNSSSKLKDALTVSVGGGFYEGNFNPCTGYGTYGYGLFHTSLLKITTNVKTECDLATEYQVSEDGLIYTFTLREDVKFSDGQKLKPEDVVFTFKTAKNSGSSVDLTMLENVEVIDSNKIQFTLNRAYSPFTRTVALLGIVPEHAYNDSYASNPIGTGPFKVKQLDVGQQLIVEPNEYYYGTKSQFKQITFLNIDEETALAAAKSGQLDLVMVNPEYAKETVEGMHIETIKTADNRGFNLPCIPETTNAAGETVGNNITSDPVVRKALNIGISRQEIIDNALNGVGTASWVRFEGLPWANEEPLLTDGRVVEAKALLEEAGWVDTDGDGIREKNGIKCEFRISGRTDDLQRYNLAVAFSENAKILGINIIAEALDWTTCKQIARNVPTCIGTGDYSFIDVYNAFHSSFSGVDMVNLSNSAMYSNPTVDGYLEAMIAATSEDEAIEFGKKAQYDGTTGANADFPYIWLVNIDHTYFVRDGLNLGTQRIHPHGHGAPVIQNLSEWTYTN
- a CDS encoding FAD binding domain-containing protein; translation: MKKTIRFFLNGNLKEIQVKAETTVLELLRNNLELRGIKEGCGEGDCGACTVVIGEVRQGKVHYKSAAGCLYLAAKLEGKHLITIEGLSEKGKLHPIQEAILGAHATQCGFCTPGVSLSILALYLERESPTREEFRRYLEGNLCRCTGYVSLREVPEYLKDLSVCSKDIRPGYLTETEEKQLHFVQEDIFVDDGIYAYYSPVSEDNLLEFLHSHTELTEGNNFRYINGGSDVVVGIKKRKQHHRLLIDLSKISSLQDIIYNSSMKDVPENILVTNVLTMGGSVSLSRIIDFTKKIFPVFSEAVEKMCSEQVRSSATLAGNIVNASPVADTVPLLMAVDAKLTLGGPGGERRIPVIDFFHGYKKTKNKTEEWISSISIPLNEYDFIHFEKVSKRKEVDISAVNSAIALKVEQGTITKARIACGGVGATTLYMPKTSKFLEGKEMKEETFLKAFKVIVTEAAPIGDVRGSAEYRKAMMQNLLMKHYLAYKTRQEVDGYEA
- a CDS encoding ABC transporter ATP-binding protein, whose translation is MLLEAKDICFGYTKNNMVLKDINLGIKPGERVALIGPSGCGKSTLSQILAGYLTPSSGSVLFEGKPLPKEGYCPVQLIYQHPEKAINPRWKLQKTLNEAWEPDETFLAEMGIEKQWLTRYPNELSGGELQRFCVARALGPQTQFVIADEMTTMLDVITQAQMWRLMLTILEKRGLGLLVVTHSLELAEQICSRVIKFEELGTNHGFTSVVD
- a CDS encoding xanthine dehydrogenase family protein molybdopterin-binding subunit, with the protein product MKHERTDSSSSQWGQVGTSPLHISGRSHVMGRSEFIDDIPKPRNLLYVKILTSPLAHGKISKLNVEKAREMPGVMAVLTAKDIPGENQIGGIIKDEVCLAQEQVHFVGEPVAIVAAETIEEAEAALELIELQLEEEIPVLTIKDAIAKNQYVGPVRKKLKKGMWKQFLQTAQTIWKE
- a CDS encoding ABC transporter permease codes for the protein MNQILKHAVTTLLRMILLLAGVSIISFLLVISSPIDPIDAYVGAESNVSQEQRENVAEYWGLNEPPVKRYFTWLSKLMQGDMGTSITYQKPVTQILGSRFLASVTLMAIAWLLSGLFGFLLGIMSGAMQGSLFDKCVKTFCFVISSTPTFWIALLMLMLFSIRLGWFPIGLSVPIGKLSSEVTLLERVHHLILPALTLSITGISSIALHTRQKIIDVLKSDYILFAKARGENKWTLIRRHGLRNIAIPAITLQFASFSELFGGSVLAENVFSYPGLGSAASAAGLKGDVPLLLGIALCSVLFVFVGNLSANLLYGILNPQIREGGTLL
- a CDS encoding ABC transporter permease → MKYLKIKNKINRRIKTIVLACVIASLLVIISLAGIFMNPELYAPNYSAKKLLPSFIHPFGTDYLGRDMFFRSIKGLSTSILIGTLAGAVSACMALALGLLAATAGSLLDKVVSYFVDLFMGIPHIVLLMLISFMLGGGLKGVIIGIALTHWPNLTRVIRGEVMQVRNAQYVKTSRKFGTSKLRVALRHIVPHVLPQFIIGLILLFPHAILHEAGLTFLGFGLPIDAPAIGNILSEALKHIATGMWWLVLFPGAMLVIVVMLFDKLGEYLRLLLDPGSAQE